A window from Vanessa atalanta chromosome 16, ilVanAtal1.2, whole genome shotgun sequence encodes these proteins:
- the LOC125070097 gene encoding odorant receptor Or2-like, which produces MMKLSLGKFGLKHCDLPTLFSNVAFFLRFITINIDRHYKKRIPFVNYVIVTIAAVCYIYIYIISMFWFVFVRCRQTGDFTAAAVVFSLGTNSETCATKLIFMIIYKKTVQDIVQRYLECDKQVEKGTRFYDNLQKKLIKIKKRTMAVSVFLIVMGISYSLQPILLPGRHFAEDLYVVYGLEPMFESPNYEIALISETITIIVGTYTLACVTAFILIIIGYIEAQMLALSDEMLNLWDDAEKYYNNSKRSIAYNSTTQEEELKLKIINEHIANRLKQIIPFHISNINLLNEFETLFRITMAVEFGLIIIGIVAELLGRIENTFMELPYTLIQIYVDCFIGQRLIDASFVFERAVYDCKWENFNKSNMKTILLILQNAQKPLKLTAGGLTTLDFVCLMSVIKSTYSFYTTLQSSVG; this is translated from the exons ATGATGAAGCTCTCCCTCGGTAAATTTGGACTGAAGCATTGCGACTTGCCGACGTTGTTCTCCAATGTCGCATTTTTCTTACGCTTCATAACCATCAACATCGATAGGCACTATAAAAAAC GTATACCATTCGTGAACTACGTAATCGTGACCATAGCTGCGGTATgctatatctacatatatattatctcCATGTTCTGGTTCGTGTTCGTCCGCTGCAGGCAGACGGGCGACTTCACAGCGGCAGCTGTGGTCTTCTCACTTGGAACTAATAGCGAGACTTGCGCCACTAAGTTGATATTCATGATCATTTACAA GAAAACAGTACAAGACATAGTACAAAGATATCTGGAATGTGACAAGCAAGTGGAAAAAGGAACTCGATTCTACGATAACTTACAAaagaaacttattaaaattaaaaaaagaacaatggCAGTATCGGTTTTCTTAATAGTGATGGGCATATCATACTCTCTACAACCTATTCTATTACCAGGGAGACATTTTGCAGAGGACTTGTATGTTGTTTATG GCTTGGAACCAATGTTTGAATCTCCTAACTACGAAATAGCATTAATTTCGGAGACGATAACGATTATCGTGGGCACTTACACCTTAGCCTGTGTCACTGcatttattctaattataatcGGATATATTGAAGCTCAAATGCTTGCTCTTAGCGACGAAATGCTTAACCTTTGGGATGATgctgaaaaatattacaataattcaaaaaGATCAATCGCATATAACTCAACGACACAAGAAGAGgagttaaaattgaaaattataaatgagcATATTGCAAATcgcttaaaacaaattataccttttcatatatcaaatatcaatCTTCTGAATGAATTCGAAACACTATTTAGAATTACCATGGCAGTGGAATTTGGGCTTATAATTATTGGTATAGTTGCAGAATTACTAGGACGTATTGAGAACACTTTTATGGAACTACCATACACGTTGATTCAAATTTATGTCGACTGTTTTATAGGCCAAAGGTTGATTGATGCGAGTTTTGTTTTCGAAAGAGCTGTTTATGATTGCAAATGggagaattttaataaatcaaatatgaaGACAATTCTGCTGATACTGCAAAATGCACAGAAACCGCTAAAGCTCACTGCTGGAGGACTAACCACGTTAGACTTCGTGTGTCTAATGTCTGTAATAAAATCCACGTACTCATTTTACACGACGCTGCAATCATCTGTTGGTTAA
- the LOC125070098 gene encoding uncharacterized protein LOC125070098, which yields MKLSLGEFGLKHCDLPTMFSNVAFFLRLVTINIHKNGNKRVSFVSYVVVTITAVCFVYIYIFSMFWFVFIRCRQTGDFTAAAVVFSLGTVSETCITKFIFMTIYNKSVQDIVQRYLECDKKVIPGSRLYDNLQKSLLKIKKRVMLTWSFFVTLAIAYAALPLLLPGRHFPEDLFVIYGLEPMIETPNYEIVLTSELLIVLVCNYTLADVSAFIIIVIGYIEAQMIALSGEMLNVWDDAEKHYNNTNQSILMVSKTQKDYLRTKIINEHVADHLKQIITFHTTNINLLNDFESLFRVTMAVEFGLIIIGIVAVLLGRVENTFMELPYTFIQLFVSCLIGQKMINASNVFENAVYSCKWENFDNSNMKIVLFILQNAQKPLKLTAGGLTTLDFVCLMSVVKSTFSFYTTLKSTVD from the exons ATGAAGCTCTCTCTCGGCGAATTCGGACTGAAGCATTGCGATCTACCGACAATGTTCTCCAACGTCGCATTTTTCTTACGCCTCGTAACCATCAACATCCATAAGAACGGCAATAAAC GTGTATCATTCGTGAGCTACGTAGTCGTGACTATAACTGCGGTCTGCTTTGTCTACATATACATTTTCTCCATGTTCTGGTTCGTATTCATCCGCTGCAGACAGACGGGCGACTTCACTGCGGCAGCTGTGGTCTTCTCGCTCGGAACTGTCAGCGAAACTTGTATCACAAAGTTTATATTCATGACAATTTACAA caaaaGCGTGCAAGACATTGTACAAAGATATCTGGAATGCGACAAGAAAGTTATACCAGGAAGTCGTTTATATGATAATCTACAAAAGAGTCtacttaagattaaaaaaagagtCATGTTAACATGGTCCTTCTTCGTAACACTTGCCATAGCGTACGCTGCGCTACCTTTACTTTTACCGGGAAGACATTTTCCAGAggatttgtttgttatttatg GACTGGAACCTATGATTGAAACTCCTAACTACGAAATAGTACTGACCTCAGAGTTATTAATAGTCTTGGTGTGTAATTATACCTTAGCAGATGTTAGCGCATTTATTATCATAGTAATCGGATATATCGAAGCTCAAATGATTGCTCTCAGTGGAGAAATGCTGAACGTTTGGGATGATGctgaaaaacattataataatactaaccaATCAATATTGATGGTTTCCAAGACACAAAAAGATTATTTGagaacaaaaattattaatgaacacGTAGCGGATCacctaaaacaaattataacttttcATACAAccaatataaatcttttaaatgacTTCGAGAGTCTATTCCGAGTCACCATGGCCGTCGAATTTGGACTTATAATTATTGGTATAGTTGCGGTACTACTGGGGCGTgtagaaaatacttttatggaACTGCCTTACACGTTTATTCAACTGTTTGTCAGTTGTTTAATAGGTCAAAAAATGATCAACGCCAGTAACGTTTTCGAGAATGCTGTATACAGTTGCAAATGGGAGAATTTCGATAATTCaaatatgaaaattgttttgtttatactgCAAAATGCACAGAAACCGCTAAAGCTCACTGCTGGAGGATTAACCACGCTAGACTTCGTCTGTCTTATGTCTGTAGTCAAATCCACATTCTCATTTTATACGACACTGAAATCGACTGTTGACTGA
- the LOC125070099 gene encoding uncharacterized protein LOC125070099, producing the protein MMKLSLGKFGLQHCDLPTMFANVAVLLRLITIKINHRFSKRIPLIFYITTSIAGLTYSYAYIVSMIWKEIENFVDKFLQCDSRVTPNTRFAKNLRKMLKVVKRRATVIWVLLVSDGVIYLLIPFLLPGRQLTVDVYIFYGLEPMLETPNYEIANFVMIVGIGFAVYTMVSVMAYIIVIVGYNEAQLHALSEELLNVWDDSQYFYNNIEHRITDDQESYTQNQIMNEYVRISLKNITKFHIANINLTHELDYDMRPILAFEYSIKTVSIISGLLGGLENTFLQLPYTIVQIFMDCLSGQRLIDACDQFEKSVYSCKWEKFNVSNQRTVRLMLMMSQKTLMLSAGGVAKLNFNFFMNILKSTYSVYTTLKSTVN; encoded by the exons ATGATGAAGCTTTCTCTCGGTAAATTTGGACTGCAGCATTGCGACCTGCCGACAATGTTTGCTAACGTCGCAGTTTTACTACGCCTTATCACCATCAAAATCAACCATCGCTTCAGCAAAC GCATTCCTTTGATTTTCTATATAACGACTTCTATTGCGGGATTGACTTACTCTTATGCCTACATCGTCTCTATGATCTG GAAAGAAATAGAGAACTTCGTTGATAAGTTTTTACAATGTGACTCTCGTGTCACACCAAACACAAGATTTGCTAAAAATCTGCGTAAGATGCTTAAAGTCGTTAAGAGAAGAGCAACAGTTATTTGGGTGCTTCTCGTTTCCGATGGTGTTATTTACCTCTTGATACCATTTTTACTTCCCGGGAGACAACTAACTGTTGACGTCTACATATTTTATG GTCTAGAACCCATGTTAGAGACACCCAATTACGAAATAGCAAACTTTGTCATGATTGTGGGCATTGGTTTTGCAGTTTATACAATGGTCAGTGTAATGGCATATATCATTGTTATCGTTGGTTACAACGAGGCACAATTGCATGCCCTCAGCGAAGAACTATTAAACGTATGGGATGATAGTCAATACTTCTACAATAACATCGAACATAGGATAACTGATGATCAAGAATCATACACtcaaaatcaaataatgaatgaatatgTCAGAATCAGTCTTAAAAATATCACGAAATTTCACATTGCAAATATTAATCTTACGCATGAATTGGACTACGATATGAGACCTATACTGGCATTTgaatatagtattaaaactgTTTCTATAATATCTGGACTGCTCGGTGGACTAGAGAATACGTTTCTTCAATTACCGTATACGATTGTGCAAATATTTATGGACTGCCTGTCTGGACAGCGGCTGATAGACGCGTGTGACCAGTTTGAGAAATCCGTGTATTCATGCAAATGGGAAAAATTCAACGTAAGCAATCAAAGAACTGTACGTTTGATGTTAATGATGTCACAGAAAACTCTGATGCTATCAGCCGGTGGTGTTGcgaaattgaattttaacttCTTCATGAATATACTAAAGTCAACGTATTCTGTATACACGACATTAAAATCAACAGTAAACtaa